One stretch of Bosea vaviloviae DNA includes these proteins:
- the uvrA gene encoding excinuclease ABC subunit UvrA, protein MARKTSLADQAAALEDMFDANRKVDSRVISVRGAREHNLKNVDLAIPRDKLVVFTGLSGSGKSSLAFDTIYAEGQRRYVESLSAYARQFLEMMQKPDVDQIDGLSPAISIEQKTTSKNPRSTVGTVTEIHDYMRLLWARAGIPYSPATGLPIESQTVQQMVDRLTELPEKTRGYLLAPVVRGRKGEYRKEMAEWLKRGFQRVKVNGEFFEIPDAPALDKKFKHDIDVVVDRIVIRPDLGARLADSLEQALELADGIAVFEYADEKAENGEARRVTFSSKFACPVSGFTIPEIEPRLFSFNNPFGACPACDGLGHEMRIDPEMIVPDHAVSLKKGAIAPWAKSTSPYYGQTLEALAKHFGFSMTKPWSELPEKARDSILFGTGTEPVRFGYNDGLRAYEVKKPFEGVITNMERRWKETESDWAREEIGRFMSETPCKACDGFRLKPEALAVKIDMRHIGEISRLSVKDALEWVSALPSRLSKKQNEIAPRILKEIRDRLTFLLDVGLEYLTLARGSGTLSGGESQRIRLASQIGSGLTGVLYVLDEPSIGLHQRDNERLLGTLRRLRDLGNTVIVVEHDEDAILTADYVVDVGPGAGIHGGEIVAKGTPQDILDNPDSLTGRYLTGELSVAVPDKRRKAMKGRSLKIVGARGNNLKDVTVEIPLGLFTCITGVSGGGKSTLVIDTLYKAVARKLNGAIDHPAPHDRIEGIELLDKVIDIDQSPIGRTPRSNPATYTGAFTPIREWFAGLPEAKARGYQPGRFSFNVKGGRCEACQGDGVIKIEMHFLPDVYVTCDVCKGKRYDRETLEVKYRDKSIADVLDMSVEEAKILFKAVPSIREKMETLHRVGLDYVKVGQQATTLSGGEAQRVKLSKELSKRATGRTLYILDEPTTGLHFHDVAKLMEVLHELVEQGNSVVVIEHNLEVIKTADWIIDMGPEGGDGGGEVVAQGTPEDVVRIGKGHTARFLKEVLARRPIKKGVKAQQVQAAE, encoded by the coding sequence ATGGCCCGCAAGACCTCGCTCGCCGATCAGGCCGCCGCGCTCGAGGATATGTTCGACGCCAACCGCAAGGTCGATTCGCGCGTGATTTCCGTGCGCGGCGCGCGCGAGCATAACCTCAAGAATGTCGACCTCGCGATCCCGCGCGACAAGCTCGTCGTCTTCACCGGCCTGTCGGGCTCGGGCAAGTCGTCGCTCGCCTTCGACACGATCTATGCCGAGGGCCAGCGCCGCTATGTCGAGTCGCTCTCGGCCTATGCCCGCCAGTTCCTCGAGATGATGCAGAAGCCCGATGTCGACCAGATCGACGGGCTCTCGCCGGCGATCTCGATCGAGCAGAAGACGACCTCGAAGAACCCGCGCTCGACGGTCGGCACCGTCACCGAGATCCATGACTATATGCGCCTGCTCTGGGCGCGGGCCGGCATTCCCTATTCGCCTGCCACCGGCCTGCCGATCGAGAGCCAGACCGTCCAGCAGATGGTCGACCGATTGACCGAACTGCCGGAGAAGACGCGCGGCTATCTGCTCGCGCCGGTGGTGCGCGGCCGCAAGGGCGAATACCGCAAGGAAATGGCCGAGTGGCTGAAGCGCGGCTTCCAGCGCGTCAAGGTCAATGGCGAGTTCTTCGAGATCCCCGACGCGCCCGCGCTCGACAAGAAGTTCAAGCACGACATCGACGTGGTGGTCGATCGCATCGTGATCAGGCCCGATCTCGGCGCCCGCCTCGCCGACTCGCTGGAGCAGGCGCTGGAGCTCGCCGACGGCATCGCCGTCTTCGAATATGCCGATGAGAAGGCCGAGAACGGCGAGGCCAGGCGCGTCACCTTCTCCTCGAAATTCGCCTGCCCGGTCTCCGGCTTCACCATCCCCGAGATCGAGCCGCGCCTGTTCTCGTTCAACAACCCCTTCGGCGCCTGCCCGGCCTGCGACGGGCTCGGCCATGAGATGCGCATCGACCCCGAGATGATCGTGCCCGATCACGCAGTCTCCCTGAAAAAGGGTGCGATCGCGCCCTGGGCCAAGTCGACCTCGCCCTATTACGGCCAGACGCTCGAGGCGCTTGCCAAGCATTTCGGCTTCTCGATGACGAAGCCCTGGAGCGAATTGCCGGAGAAGGCGAGGGACTCGATCCTGTTCGGCACCGGCACCGAGCCCGTGCGCTTCGGCTACAACGACGGCCTGCGTGCCTATGAGGTGAAGAAGCCCTTCGAGGGCGTGATCACCAATATGGAGCGGCGCTGGAAGGAGACGGAGTCGGACTGGGCCCGCGAAGAGATCGGCCGCTTCATGTCCGAGACGCCGTGCAAGGCCTGCGACGGCTTCCGCCTCAAGCCCGAGGCGCTGGCGGTGAAGATCGACATGCGCCATATCGGCGAGATCTCGCGGCTTTCGGTCAAGGACGCGCTCGAATGGGTCAGCGCCCTGCCTTCGCGCCTGTCGAAGAAGCAGAACGAGATCGCCCCGCGCATCCTCAAGGAGATCCGCGACCGCCTGACCTTCCTGCTCGATGTCGGGCTGGAATATCTGACGCTCGCCCGCGGCTCCGGCACGCTCTCGGGCGGCGAGAGCCAGCGAATCCGCCTCGCCAGCCAGATCGGCTCCGGCCTCACCGGCGTGCTCTATGTGCTGGACGAGCCCTCGATCGGCCTGCATCAGCGCGATAATGAGCGCCTGCTCGGCACGCTGCGCCGTCTCAGGGACCTCGGCAACACCGTCATCGTCGTCGAGCATGATGAGGACGCGATCCTGACCGCCGATTATGTCGTCGATGTCGGCCCCGGCGCCGGCATCCATGGCGGCGAGATCGTCGCCAAGGGCACGCCGCAGGACATTCTCGACAACCCGGACTCGCTCACCGGCCGATATCTCACCGGCGAGCTCTCGGTCGCGGTGCCCGACAAGCGCCGCAAGGCTATGAAAGGCCGCTCGCTCAAGATTGTCGGCGCGCGCGGCAACAATCTCAAGGATGTCACCGTCGAGATCCCGCTCGGGCTGTTCACCTGCATCACCGGCGTCTCCGGCGGCGGCAAGTCGACGCTCGTCATCGACACGCTCTACAAGGCGGTGGCGCGCAAGCTCAACGGCGCGATCGACCACCCTGCCCCGCATGATCGCATCGAGGGCATCGAGCTGCTCGACAAGGTCATCGACATCGACCAGTCGCCGATCGGCCGCACGCCGCGCTCCAACCCGGCGACCTATACCGGCGCCTTCACGCCGATCCGCGAATGGTTCGCCGGCCTGCCCGAGGCGAAGGCGCGCGGCTATCAGCCCGGCCGCTTCTCATTCAACGTCAAGGGCGGCCGCTGCGAGGCTTGCCAGGGCGACGGCGTCATCAAGATCGAGATGCACTTCCTGCCCGATGTCTACGTCACCTGCGACGTCTGCAAGGGCAAGCGCTACGACCGCGAGACGCTTGAGGTGAAATACCGCGACAAATCGATCGCCGATGTGCTGGACATGTCGGTCGAGGAAGCCAAAATCCTGTTCAAGGCCGTGCCCTCGATCCGCGAGAAGATGGAGACGCTGCACCGCGTCGGGCTCGACTATGTCAAGGTCGGCCAGCAGGCGACGACCCTGTCAGGCGGCGAGGCCCAGCGCGTCAAACTCTCGAAGGAGCTCTCCAAGCGCGCCACCGGCCGCACCCTCTACATTCTGGACGAGCCGACCACCGGCCTGCATTTCCACGATGTCGCCAAGCTGATGGAGGTGCTGCACGAGCTGGTCGAGCAGGGCAATTCCGTGGTGGTGATCGAGCATAACCTCGAAGTCATCAAGACCGCCGACTGGATCATCGACATGGGCCCCGAAGGCGGCGATGGCGGCGGCGAGGTCGTGGCTCAGGGCACGCCGGAGGATGTCGTCCGCATCGGCAAGGGCCACACCGCGCGCTTCCTCAAGGAGGTTCTGGCGCGGCGGCCGATCAAGAAGGGCGTCAAAGCCCAGCAGGTGCAGGCGGCGGAGTGA